taatataaaagggAAGAAATAAATACCCAGCATATAATCCCTTAAGTCCTTGCTCTTTCCATATTGAATGGCCAGCTTGGAACATTCCTGTGTAATAACCATACATTTCTGCACCGGATTTCATTTGCATTTTGTCTTTCATAATAGCAGAATTCCAAGAGTTGCTCGAGCCTTGAACCTGCATGCGTTGCTTCATCACTTCACATGGAACATATACAAAAGAACCAAGTGTATCACCTGAAAATCAAGGAGAATTACAAGATAGAAATCAGAGCTCACTCATGCATTTCAATTGCTGATTAGTTGAAATCATAAAACATGAAAGTGTTCTGCCCTCCAAAGCTTTATTCGTTCAAATCAAAAGCAACTAAAACTGAAACAGCTAGTATCAGAAAGTGCACTCCATTGTCGAAGTTGGAGCAAAAGAAACAAGAAACAAGAAGGGCGATCCAAAAGTGAGCAATGACTAGAATGTTAATCATACCATAGTTATAACTATTATGCAACAAAATTGGGTGGAAGAATATTACTAAATGAAAATAACGTTCCGGAATAGCTTACCAACAGCTCCAGCAATGAAATGTGCCCAGTGGCCCCCAAGGTTAGGATGTGACTCTTCAATCCATTTTTTAGTGGACTCTATGAACCCAAAGTATGTTGCTCCAGTAGCTAGAGATCCAGTAATTCCAGGAGCTATACCCCTATAGAAGCCTACAAATATGATCAGTCCAGACAAACTGGGTAACATGGTAGATGTATAGTACATGATTAAAGAAGGGAACCAATACACAAAATCCAATTCAAATATGCTACATGGAGTGCATAAGTTAATTGGAAATGTTAGAATCATTGCAAAATGTAACCGGATGACCACAGACAAAATAAGCTAAGTGATTGAATATACCTCTTAAGCCATCTGCAACCCAGACAGTTCGAACCATCTGCACTATGCTCTTTTGACTCTGCTAGCAATAGAAACAAAAATATATCAACAAACAAGCACTCGAGACAAACAGAAATCTGGTAGAAAATTCTATTTTCATCCCCTACCACGACCTCACACAAAGATTGAATATAAGATATTCCCTCCAAAACTGTAAATCCCTGTTCCATTATTGAATGTCATCATACCTGACTTCCACTAAGAAGAGCTTGACTTTGAATTCTTGTCTTTATGGTATCAATGGGATGCATCATCCCCTCTCCAAAGGCTCCCGCAATGGCTCCCCATACAAACTCTCTCCATACTATATCAAAATCATAAaagtgaatttaaaaaaaaaaaggaaatccaAAGACCACAGATTATTTAAGCATTTCCTTTTTTTAAGCCCATTATAAGACATCAATTAAACTAAGTCAggaaaaactaaatataaaaaaggGTATTTCATTTCATTCTTAAGACCAGATAAGAACTTGTTGCAAAAATACTAATTGGAAACAAAACTTCAATCCCATTTCTTCAACAAGGAAAACCAAGGAAGGGGGGAGAACAAATGTTCTGTTTCAAGTTATAAAACCAATGCTATATTTCTATTTTCTATGACGACATCAAATGAATCACAAACAACTTAATTGGGCCAATTGCATGTATTTGTTCTGTTTGAACAGAGCATTGCACTGAGGTAAAACGAGTAGaactcctttctttttcttctatttccCAAACAGAGCAAAGCAGCAGTAAAAGGAAGGAGAAAGCAGCTAATTACCAAAGAACTGATATCGATTGTGAGTGGCTTTGTTGGTTGTATGAGACAATGGGGCATCAAATTTGGTTGAAGTTGAGCTTTTATTCGCCATTTGAAGATCGAAGTTTCAGAGTTCTATTTTCTACCTCTTTGCTCTTTGAATCTATTACAAACaaactttcacttttttttcagtagggtttagggtttaaacttcaaaagaaaaaattcaattaaagaaGAATTTTTTTAGGACAACTCGGTTTGCCGTATAAAAAATTCTCACTTTGTTCAGTTGGGTTTAGGGCCCTTTTCTATTGCACCGCACGGTCCGGTGTATTCGAGTCGGATCATGAGTCGGGTTAGGATTTGAATATTTGTGGGTAAACTACAACCAAGGTTACTAAACTAACAGTAAGTTTACATATAGGTCATTCagcttcaaaaagttacaaaatggtcattacATTATTTGAAACTTTCTATTTTACAGTTcaaattttttaatgaaataattttGAATATTATGAATCTATGAACTAAAATCAAATAGCTTTCTTCTCTAATCTCTAACATTGATCGTCAAATGGGCTTGAATTTAAGGAATATTCTTCTACTTGTTGATGAGTATTGATCCACCATACTAATTGTTGAATTCTCGTTTGGAGCTcattaaaagaattttttttaaataaaaacttaacATTCTAGTGACTTagttaaaaactttcaaataatttagtgactattttataactttttgaagttgagtgactaaaatataaaattattaatagtttagtgaccttgAGTGTAGTTTACCCAATTGTTTATTTAGCTTTTCTTTCCCCAGTTTGATCGGACAACTTTAATTGAGAAAACGATGTCGTATGAGGGTTTGCTTGAATCCTTCGCATTTCATTATTctgttttttttcattttcatttttacgaTAACAGTAAAACACACTGACCTCAGAAAGAGTACCCAAAAGAAAAACGCTGATCAAGGAAGGAtttctagggttttttttttccgTATCAGTAAGCGATGGCAATGGCTGCTCTCAGACGCGAAGGGAGGCGTTTCGCCCCTCTGATCTCTCCCCGGCCAATTACTGCTGTCCGATCCTCTCCTATCGTTCCCACTCACGAGTACCGATCTCATTTTCTCGATCTCTCACCACATCATCTCTCATGCATTTTCATCGCATTTATTCTTTATCTTGATTTCTGGTTCTATGATTAGAAAATCAGGCAAAAACAAACTGCTTTGATTTTTTTCCCTGTTTCCCTAATTTCTTTCCTGATAACCAAATGGAAGATATTCTATTTCGCGTCTGGGAGTGATTCAGTTTTCACTGTTCCGAGCGAATAAAATTTTGCATAATGTACTTTTTGAGTTTTTTGCCCTTCTAATTTTGTGTATGTTTTCCCCCATTTGCTTAAAAAATGAACTTTTTTTAAAGTAAGTATGGTTTCATTTATCTGTAATTAAATTAATGGTTTACGTTTTCTGGTGatggtttctttttttttttttgcgatgAAATACGTATCTGAAATAAAGCTTAAACAGTTGGTAGTGGCGTTTTCAATTATTCGATTTCCCTGAAGAATGGACAAAGatgaaattatcaaaattttgATTGAACCTTGTAAGATTAATAATGAAATTCATATGTTCGGGTTTTTTTATGTGATGTGAAGtactaaataaattaatttggatgACAGATATGAGGGTCCGATTGGTGTTCGTTATATTTCAACTCAAGTCGGTAAGATATGTTTTattttctctttgtttttttaTATGATGTTATACATACTTGCTTGTTGCCTTTTCTTTTACAGTCCGGGTTCTTTTTGAAGGTTGTACTTGTAACTTGAGTGGTGAtctattattttgataaattatttatgCAGTTAGAAACCGGATGAAGAGTGTTAAGAATATTCAGAAAATTACAAAGGCTATGAAGATGGTTGCTGCCTCAAAGTTGAGAGCAGTTCAAACTAAAGCTGAGAATTCCCGAGGCCTCTGGCAGCCATTTACTGCACTTCTTGGTGATCTTCCCAGTATGTCCACTAACAAGCCTCTGATATGTACCCTTTGCTGAACAAACTCGATTAAAGTTGGTTGTGTTCTCATTGCATTTTGCCTAATGTTTTTTATCAAGTTGTTTACTGCTAGTTTGTTCTCTGCTCCATTTATGTTGAGCTGGTGCTCATGTTCTGAATTGTATGGGGCAGTGGCTTAGTTTTTCATTCTACCTTCTCTATCTAGAAGGTTTACAACAAATGTAACTTTTATATTTGATTGATGACTGAACAATTTTGGCAGACTAGCTGCCTTTTAAAAATTCCTCCCTAGTTCGTAGTGTAGTTTTGAAAATTAGGTGAATATATTCTCATAAAATCATGAATATGTTTGTATGCACTTGTTTGTTTAAAGAGGCTCTGATTAGTTATGACATTGATTCCCTATCAATAATTTCTAGCTTGATCAGTTAATGACTATTATTATCTCGATCAATGATACCTATGCATAGTAGTGAGTATAACTGAAGTTTTAGAAAACTGGATGCTAAATATATACTCCCCATCTAAAAAGGTGCTACGTTAGTTGGATTTGAGTGAGTTTCCGATATGGGTGTTCAATATGGGTATATTCAATTTGTTAAAAAGATTTTCCATGTATATGTAGTGTTCTTGGAGGGTCATATCCCTCTATACCCATGTCTGAAAATGTGTTGGACATAGGTTTCAGACATGGTTTCctcaagaaaaatgaaaagtcAGAGCAACATAGAATGGGGAAGTGTTTTAGTTTTAACCTGTTAATTAACCATTAATAACATGCTTTTGAAATATAAGGTTATAGGGTCTTTGCCTGTCTACTATATTTTTTATCCTTATGCAGTTCTGCTATATTGTTTAATGATATTTTACAGTTTTACTTATATCAAatgtatcttttttttttttcttgtcagCCTCATTTTATTAATATATCTTGTGACATTGTTAGGTGTTGATGTCAAGAAGAACGTTGTTGTAACCATCTCTTCTGACAAAGGTCTCTGTGGTGGAATTAACTCTACATCAGTCAAGATAAGCAAAGGGATCTATAAGTTGAACTCTGGTATATCTCCAAAGAAACTcgtaatttctttttttttatctatttccCCCCTTATTTGGTGCATTTTGGGTTCTTCTTATGAGTTAAATATCTTTATTTCCGTAGGCcctgaaaaagaaacaaaatatgtAATTCTGGGAGAGAAGGCAAAGGCTCAATTGATTCGTGACTCAAAGAAGGACATTGAGTTGATCATAACTGAGCTGCAGAAGAATCCTTTGAGCTACACTCAGGTCTGTTTCTGTGCTTTCATTTGCATTCGGCAGTTCCCAAATGGAAGAACCTTTTAGTACAAGTTGAAAATTTGATTGCTGTAATGAATGCTCGATTCATTCATTAAGGCCTTCTGTTGGTCATGCAGGAACAGGATATTTAGACCTAATATCTTATGTTTCAGTAAATGCACTAGTTGTTGACTGTTTCCTTGCGATTTAGTCCAGAAGGTGCCAAATTGAAATAATCTGGTCATATGATTGGCAAGAACCTGTAATTATAGAGTTTAGTGTGATAATTGAAGATAATTAAGGTTTGTTGGTATAAAAAAACAAGGCTTCTTTTTTATGGAAAAAATACAAATAAAGGTTCAATCTACCTGCTGGCCTGGGATGCGAATAATATACACTACAGTAATATAAGGTAGCTTTGAAGTTTGGAGGACAGATGCTGATCCTAGATCTCATTTTTCACAATGAACGCCTTAATAGCCTCTCATATAGGGTTAGCAATTTCTTCACCCAAGCCAAAGCAAATTCTTATATAATTGTTCTTTATCAGTTAAATGAGCTAATATTTACGTTAGCTTTTCAACTATTGTCCTCTCACTCTGAGTTGATCTCTGAAGTAGGAGCTATTAAAATTGATTGAATGGAGTtgtaaattaaagaaaaacataataatgGAAGGAAACCTTAAATAGACCTTTTGTATCAAATTCTAGACCAAGGGAAACATAACATTAACACAAACTGATATCAGTTCTAGCTTAAATAGTACTCCAATCATCTAACATAATAAAGACGGCAATTCCAAATTTTCTTGAAGTTTAATCTTGACTTTCTTCAATCTACTTTTGTGGAATCACCTTGTCTTTGATAAATATCGGTCTTCTTTTCAGTATTGTAGATTTCAATTGATTGTCTTAACATCTCTTGGATGGACTGGAATTTTCTGATGGAGATGAATTTCCATTTTATGgaccttttctatttcttttcacCATACTTACAAATATTTGCACATTCAGGTCTCTGTTCTTGCTGATGAGATCTTAAAGAATGTGGAGTATGATGCGTTGAGGATTGTCTTCAACAAGTTTCACTCAGTAGTTTCATTTGTGCCGACAGTCTCAACTGTATTATCACCTGAAGTGAGTAAATCTTTCAGATTGATAGTTATTTTAACCCTGGTTAGTTGCTGCTCTGGTTATTCtctgtttttctttttaatttggtGTTTATTTGTATAGATTGTTGAAAGGGAATCTGAATCTGGGGGAAAGCTTGGTGAACTAGACTCCTATGAAGTTGAGGGTGGTGAGACAAAGGGTGAAATACTTCAAAATCTGGCTGAGTTCCAGTTCTCTTGTGTAAGTCCCTGCTGTTTGAAAGAAATGTCCTTATTTCTTGTTATTCTGCATGAAAGTCATACCATGAAGGCATGAACTACAGGACTAAATAAATGAACCCtatgtttcaaaattttgaatttaattgaTACCCTAGGTCATCGAGTGTTGTTTTATGGTGACAAATGATTCCTATTATTTCagagataaaaataaaagcaTAATTGGTTATGTTCCTATGGTTTTTATAGAGCTCTATGTTTCCTTGTTGCTAATTCTTCTGGCCAGTGTTGCCGTGGCAAAACCTTTACCATCTCTTTGTCTAAGGAATCTGGATGAACAAATACTAACAGTTGCAATTTAATCCGTCATCTTGAGTATGCATACACCAACTTATCTTTATACTTGAAAAATCTGTCAAAAGAAAAGTACAATTAATGTTGTCTTTATTTTTGTCATTTTCCATATCTACTGGAATGTGCTATAGTCTCTGTAATTTGCCATCTAAGCATTCTTGTATTTCCCCCAGGTCATGTTCAATGCGGTTTTGGAGAATGCTTGTAGTGAGCAAGGAGCAAGGATGTCTGCTATGGATAGCTCAAGCAGAAACGCCGGCGACATGCTTGATCGCCTGACTCTTACATATAACAGGTCTCATGCCTCCCTCGTTTTCATATACATTAACTTTCATATGAATTGATTTATACACTTCATTAGTATTCTGTTGTCACTTATGTTGCAGGAACCACATTTGTTTTACCTTTTATTCCTTTTTCATAGCTGAAGTAGATTGTTTTTTTGGTCATATTTGTGTTTCAGAACCCGTCAAGCTTCAATCACCACGGAGTTGATTGAGATTATATCTGGAGCATCGGCACTGGAaggttaatttcaaatatttttcacTGCTAGATTTTTCCAGACAGTAATGAAATAAAATGTCAGTGcactgttttttttttctctatacTTACTGGTGCTTTTTTGAGTGTTTTGCTGAGGCTCTTCAATAATCTCCCCCAGTATTAAATCTTCATTTCTGGgaattaaaatttcttttttcGATGGTTTCAACTAGCCTTTTGGTTCATGCAACACTGAAAATTCAATGATATTGGAAGGATATATCCTGCTTTTTTTTTTCCCCTCTATAAAATATTCACTTAGCTTTCTCTTGttatattttggtatttttccaaACTCAATTGTAAATGACAATACTCCTCATTTTTCTAGTACCTATGAAAATAGCATGTGactcaaaaaaattgaaaaactaaACACATATATCCGGTACATATTTAATCATCGAACaggaaaaatatataatacaaataTGTACAATAACTGAattacatgaaaaataatatgaatgcaataAGAGTATATGATTTGTTTgtgtttaaatttatataaataaatgtcttgaaaatattattatgataaataaaaatatataaatacatgAATTGTCAATTCTACGATATAGATATTCAGGTTGATgtgaattataaattaataagatTATTGGGTATATAAAATGTAAACTATTTtacatatttgaaaattttcattttcattccTTTTCCTTAACGTAATAATTTTCTAGGTTATGTTGCAAAAAGAATATATTCATATTGAGGGTAGAAATAAAAAGCCAAGAAAACAAACCCCATAAAGATGGAAATCAGCTAATAATTCTCCTTGTGAAACACAAATATTGTGTTGGTTTTGGTGGAGAATTTGGTGCACAACTTCTCCAACTCTCTGGCCAACGTCATTGGTCCACAGTAGAAAACCCCTGTCCAAACACCAAACACCCCAACTTTCTCAGCAGttgattgatatatatataaaacagtaATCCACGTTGTTACCTACACATACACTAAAGATGTCTCGGAAATGTACAAATATTCGATACTCACATAAAAATTTACAGGTAGCATAGATGGTTACATAGCTTGTATTCAAACCTAAGATAGTGAAAGTTGAGGTTTTCTTACCAATCCTTGCCCCTCTGTGTCTTCTAGctaattttgagaagatgttgAACCAATTTGGTCGTCCAAATTGTGTGCGTACCTGCAATATCTCATCACTTTTAAATTACAATATTTTATTTCCATATTCGCATCAAAAAATATTTCATGTTTTTATTACATCAACCTAATAAATTTACTTATCATATAATAATTCAagatttttattataaataacaCAATATTAATTGACTAACATGACACAATTACACAATATGAATACAATAAAAAGTAACTAATGCATGAACATGTCAAAAtctatataacataaattataaaCATGTCAAAATCTACATAACTATGGCATAGAAACACGATATGAACCTAGTTTAATTGAGTTCATACTCACCGGGGTTCGAGAGACAA
This window of the Gossypium arboreum isolate Shixiya-1 chromosome 12, ASM2569848v2, whole genome shotgun sequence genome carries:
- the LOC108478396 gene encoding uncharacterized protein LOC108478396 isoform X2, translating into MANKSSTSTKFDAPLSHTTNKATHNRYQFFVWREFVWGAIAGAFGEGMMHPIDTIKTRIQSQALLSGSQSQKSIVQMVRTVWVADGLRGFYRGIAPGITGSLATGATYFGFIESTKKWIEESHPNLGGHWAHFIAGAVGDTLGSFVYVPCEVMKQRMQVQGSSNSWNSAIMKDKMQMKSGAEMYGYYTGMFQAGHSIWKEQGLKGLYAGYWSTLARDVPFAGLMVMFYEALKDLTEKGRQKWAPDFHVDGSMEGLILGGLAGGFSAYLTTPLDVIKTRLQVQGSSTSYNGWLDAMNKIWKTEGAKGMFRGSIPRITWYIPASALTFMAVEFLREQFNKKLDEDNMQEVTSLSIEKPKSSFKEVTKLEQ
- the LOC108478396 gene encoding uncharacterized protein LOC108478396 isoform X1; the encoded protein is MANKSSTSTKFDAPLSHTTNKATHNRYQFFVWREFVWGAIAGAFGEGMMHPIDTIKTRIQSQALLSGSQSQKSIVQMVRTVWVADGLRGFYRGIAPGITGSLATGATYFGFIESTKKWIEESHPNLGGHWAHFIAGAVGDTLGSFVYVPCEVMKQRMQVQGSSNSWNSAIMKDKMQMKSGAEMYGYYTGMFQAGHSIWKEQGLKGLYAGYWSTLARDVPFAGLMVMFYEALKDLTEKGRQKWAPDFHVDGSMEGLILGGLAGGFSAYLTTPLDVIKTRLQVQGSSTSYNGWLDAMNKIWKTEGAKGMFRGSIPRITWYIPASALTFMAVEFLREQFNKKLDEDNMQEVTSLSIEKPKSSFKEITLELYTDRANPNYN
- the LOC108479562 gene encoding ATP synthase subunit gamma, mitochondrial-like codes for the protein MAMAALRREGRRFAPLISPRPITAVRSSPIVPTHEYEGPIGVRYISTQVVRNRMKSVKNIQKITKAMKMVAASKLRAVQTKAENSRGLWQPFTALLGDLPSVDVKKNVVVTISSDKGLCGGINSTSVKISKGIYKLNSGPEKETKYVILGEKAKAQLIRDSKKDIELIITELQKNPLSYTQVSVLADEILKNVEYDALRIVFNKFHSVVSFVPTVSTVLSPEIVERESESGGKLGELDSYEVEGGETKGEILQNLAEFQFSCVMFNAVLENACSEQGARMSAMDSSSRNAGDMLDRLTLTYNRTRQASITTELIEIISGASALEG